The DNA sequence GCAAATAGACACTCCATTACTGGAAACACTATTAGTGTTGCCTTCTTGTGCACTGTGCTTTGTGTGTGCCGTGCTTTCATCAGCAGAACATTTCGCTATTTGCTGAGTGTGATTCCTAATGGTATGATGATACATTGTCTTTGTTGGGCTTATAGGGAGCCACAACTGAGAATAAAATGTAAAGCAGAGGCTGGCTTTGTATTATAAAGGACCTGCGCTATGAACTAAGGTGATATGGGAAATTTATTTTGGATGCAGCTGAACCAGAGGTGCCTATTTCAgctccagagagtacaaatccagaccaagattttgcttcaaccaaccagttgagtactctgtggctgtgactctatatgctcagctggttggttgaaacaaaatcttggtctggatttgtactctctggatctGAAATTTCCGCCTCTACTCTTAACTGACTGTTGTTGCCACAGTTAGTGGTTTCAGCATCTTCCTGGCATTTTCACACCCTATGGTTTCTAGAGCAGGGGGTCTCCAGCCATTTTCAAAGCCAGAAGCTACTTCTATGAAGCAAACAATGTGGGGGAACGCatcttggaggggggggggggggttcatgctCATTAAAAGTAAATGACTAGACTAGCAAAATCTAGTTCAAGATACATTCAAAAAATGACTTACGTTGAGATTTTCTTGAAATATCGTCATTTTCAAGGCGTTGGAAAGGTGTCAATGTTGACGTGACAGAGCCTACAGTATGCATGATATTAATATTACGATCATTATATTATCTTTACTTATAAGCTGTTGCGTGCAGCAGATGTCAAAAAGGCAAAATGGACAGACAAAAGTGGGGTGGATGCGAGCTGGCAAATCAGACCGTAAAGTCCATGTCAGGTTGTTAGCGACTCGAGTCCCGACCTCTGGCTTAAACAGGAATTTAACACATTTCATGAGTGTCGTCACTGGATTAAAGGAGGGAGTGATACACTGGTGGGTGGTTATAGGGATTGGAACTTTATTGGAcacaaaatatacaataaagggaaaccaaaggaccacgaggggtcaaaggAGACAAGGGGGGGAACCTGGTTGGATTCGGAACACAGGGATTACGTGGAACAGGATACCGACAGGACTAACGTTAACTGAATGCAGATTATGTCGATGACAGCtacaatgaccgatctgggtaGGCAGATATACACACCGATGACAAGAAACTAACCAGAGGAAAGTGTAGATGGTTATCACAATAGGCTGTGAAAAGTTAGGTGATTGCACGCTTAATATATTTGTATATCcacctgagacccgacctattcatttatgtccattgtagtggacattgtatttttgcatttattttttcactgatgttgggaaacgtactTATtcttgtgcactaaagaggacatgctgtgaaattaaaataagaataaatttgaaaaattctaaattgtaagatgtcttatttcctccaaagacaaataacctacaattgaaggacacttttttccttgggtctcaggaggatatgtgtgtgaatgtatttatttataaattaggtacacatacagtattaacacaagcagATGTTGGCTTGTGTTTTTAGGCTGCTGGTCTGGACAGGCTTCCGCCCCCCAAGCTCGGTGAGGACCTCCAGGGACTTGGGGCTTGGGGCATGACACGGATTGTCCTGGTACCGGCTGAGGCAGCTGGCCCGACTTGGTCTGTGGTCTGGTACGTGGCTGTGGGACTGAGCTTGACTGAAGGGGTGACGAGCACGTGGAATGTTGGCATAGGtcacatcttttaaaaaaaggaaagacaAGAAAAAATCAAAGAGCTCACAGCTGGATCATGGCAGTGAAATCCAGTGTATAAGTGCTGCAGTGGAAGGGAACAGAAACAACGCATGCAGAAGAAGAAGCTTCTCTTAACCACACAATCAGGAGAAGCACATTTATTTACAACATTCTGGGAACTGAACTTGCAGCCTATTGGTCACAAAGTCTGTTCTTAAGTGTAATTTATCCTACTGTAAACTCCTTGGAGATGTACGTCCAACATTCTGTTATGAAGAATCTTTTGCAGAATCAGCAGTAGAACACTGGCCTACCTTCGGGGCTCTTCTTCCAGCAGTAGATGGACAATCCCAACATCATGCCGGTCAACAGAAAAGTCCCCATTCCtactcccacccccacccagatCTTCCAGCCTGGACGTATTTCACCTGAAGGCAAAGCAGGGACAATGTGAGGAATATGGCATGTGCCGGAGTCCGCCTTACTGAAGTCTGAGTAAGGACCATATCTTTAACAAATTGACTCAAGAGTCAAGACCAAGTCCAGCAGGGGAGCGAGTCCAAGGTGACACCGAGTCTATAACCAGAGCAGGATAGCCGAGTCCAAGTCCAGACAAGCATCAAGTTCAATTCTAGGCCATAAATCATAATTCTGAACATATAAATTCAAGActaaacaaatgcttcaaattATTACAATGaaactatttatttaaaatgaccaccagctaagaaataattattttcaactaagaaaaaaataatttgtcaaACAGCAAGGTATGAGAAACACACCTGATACCGCTGCACCATGCCCTAATCATACACTCCATTGTAACATGAATGTATCTCGCTGAACACATTTAAACCACCAGACGTGAGGACATGATAAAACTATGCGGGTGGGTGCGCAAAGCTAAACTAAATTGAAGATAATATAAGAAATCCatcagggatgggggggggggtgattaatGAATGTTTGAGCCTGGGTCAAGACCTAATGCAAGAAATTAGCTGAGTGTGTGATACGACTGACTCCATTCATATGGAGACTTGAGACCAGACTCGACTACCACAGCTCTGATGTCATGTAAGGAAAACAttgacaacaaaaaaaatgactttGACATCAGGAAGAACAAATGGTCAATTCAgaataaatacagtggtacctcagttctcgaacttaatcagttcagaactccggatcgaatcctaaaaagttcaagttctgatcgaattttccccataagaaataatggaaaaccaattaattggttcccggccccaaaaaatgacacctaaatatgttttttttagcatttaaacacaaaatgaaccggataaaacaagaagagcatatactgtattaaacacatctaagcacatttatcaaaacagtaaatgtatccaaacaatgtgtaaagtaaaaaagaaACCAATGTGttctgccccgatcgtccacatcttccgtgtgtcacgccccctcgtcaaccccgtgtggaatccccgtgtgatcagctgtttctggctgttttcattagccctctgtatttcttccatgtttcagtttgtttccccagtccagtcattgtattgtccgtctgcgttttgcctgccttacctgtagtTAAACCCtttattccccgataccctgacgtctgcgcctttgtctccgttccgtccccgctccgcaggacaatattattataattaaatgtattaatggtttattattaatattaaaataattaataagaaatctttatttttaaatgtattttattatataataataattattgttactgtctatcattgtctaaatgtatttttactgtctaaatatatgtattcagctagtgtaaacatgcacgatgttATCACAGCAGGCTGacactgaagcattaccctttgtttccactgagagacgtgccgcgtgactcatttccccacacgtacaagttatctaaaggtcggcgttcacggtttgacttctgagattcagatcaagttctaggtaattttttttcgaactggttgtttcgacttttaagaaattcgagttctaatgagttcgagaactgaggtatcactgtatatGATCTTGTGGTGTCACTGTGTagtatgaaaaaataaatgtttcagaTGTTTCCTGTTAAAGAGCATGCATACAGAACATGCTCCTCTGTGACCTCACTGCAGCCCTGTCCTCTCCTACCGAATCGTgtgcacatacagacacagacagagcacaGAGGGAGCTTCTACTTTACCCTCTGTAGCTGTAGACAGTGTTTCTGTGGAGGGAAGTGGTAAAGGGAGACTTTTTATTGTCACGCTACGTTTACAGTCACTCTTTTTAGAGACCTTGCCAATAATAAATACATGATGTATGTGAGCTTGTTCATGCTCATCACAATTTCACAAAGTAAAATTAACTTTTTCTTTCACTCTCATTTGTTGCATCCCCATGTATCACTACAACCTATTGTGGCGATGTTATGTCTCCCAAATTACCAATTATAACTTTCGTTCCATTGCCGGAGCATTGGTATAGGTGTGGAATctccactgtcacctcacagaAGTACATTCCTCGATTGTCGAAGCTAGCATTCCTTAGAGTCAATCTGGACCAATTGTGTCCCACTTCTTGATACAACAGCTCTTTGGGGTCCTTCTCCCTTGTCTCATTTTCTTCCCTGACGAAGAAAAGCTTGGTGGACACTGGCACACGGCCTGCCTGGGATCCATTACTATGAGACCAGGTCACTCGAACCCTAGAGTCGTCTGGCACCTGGAAGGTGCAGTTGAGTGTCAGGGAGTCCCCGTCGGTGGCCCGGAATTCCTGAGGCTGGGACACTGTGCACCAGCCCACAGCAGCTTCCACACACGCCAGCACTGTGATGACGGGGAAGAGAGGATATGTGTCAGAGTAGTTAATCAAAGAAAGAAAGCTGTATGTGCCTCTGAAATACAGACTTCTGCACATGGTGGAGATACTTTTTAATGATAAAGACATGCAGACCAAGAACCTTAATCAGCTTATAAATAACAGTATAATATTCTGCGGCCATTTATGTTAACTGCTTATAATCCCCTCTGATTCAGGTGATTACTCCATGTGTAATGCAGGTAATGATTTAATATTTCTTGACATTTAATAAATTAGACAAGTGAAACTGAATGTAACCATTTGTTTGCAGTCTGTATCTGTTCCTGCTTATTCCGATCAGGGTTAGTCAATGACTGGAATGTCAGGGTTAATATTCAGATGCCTCTTATTGTTTTGTTGAAGCTAGAGTAACATATTTTTATGCATTCAGAGGTGCGCTTTTGGTTATTCAAACAACAAAACCCCACAGCTGGATAGACTGTATTATTGTAAATGATCAATTAATGCACACAGTATCAAAGCATGTGAATCTATGTAATTGCTGTCATTTTATTAAAACAAGAGAGAGGCAAAACAAGGAGAGTCATACGTAATACACTCTAAAGAATTGCAAAGAATATGTTATATAACTCTTGAATCTCTCgctaaaaatattatatatatttcaactaCTACCTCTTACTTCCTGTATAATTTGAAATAATTagtaaaaaaggttttttttcgcATTGTAacggcattatgaaggtgcaggtAATGTAAAGCAAAACTACTTCCTACTTcctgtaaaattcaaaataatttgcataaaaaaaaagtttggtgcatgtaagCATAACATACATTCTATAAAAGCGCTgattgtgtctttacctgtcaTGAGTCCAACGGCTGTTTTGTGTCCCAGTTCCATTGTTGCAGTAAAGACAAGTGACTTCACTCGCTGTCTCTCTGCATGCTGTGTCTTCCCCACACTGACACCTAGATGGGAcatggaggggaggggagatTACCACAAATGACACAAAGCCATTTTTTTCAGTCATTAATACTTTATGCAGTGTTctgaatattatttaaaaataatgctCACCTCAAACAAGTCCTCACCTCAACATACGACGCACACTGAAGTGGGGGTGAAGACActccgctgtgtgtgtgtgcgtctgccACCAGATTATGGTCAATCCAACCAAAGAAGTAACAGCCCTGGACTGCAGTGCTGACAGCAAGTGCAGTTGTACAGTGATGAGAGTGACTGCTGAATAGACTCCACTTCCcttgtatgcccccccccccccccccgactcacTTCTCAGTAAGTGCAAGCAGACACCTGACTGAGTCATCAAGCACGATAAGTCGTGGGCTTGATCTTCAAAAGCGATAatgacccccccatccccccccgaAACATGTTGTGATGCTCCCTAAGCAGCCCACCCACCTTCTAAATCTGCATATCCTGTACAGGCTCGCGGTCAGCATGGTGTCTAACCCAGACTAAATAGGTCGTGAGTTAGGAGCAGTGATGTAGAGGTTAGAAAGAAAATTATGGGTAAACTATAGATGTTTTTGTGAACAGTCTGACATGCCCCTAAGTAAAGGTGGATGTACGGACGTCTATGCAGGACTGTatgggtgggggtgagggggctgTCTGGACCAAAAACCTGATCTTTAGGGAGAATGGCGAAACACTATGTGTTTGTGGGTTAGATATACattaaaaatccattattttcACGTTGTGAGGGGCATTTTTTCAGTGctcacaaggggaaattccATTTGATAGAAATCTatcactgcaatcaaaaaacaaaaactgccAAAAGACTCATGCTGGACCGTCAGCACTGCCTGACATGCCCTCTGGGGGGTGCTGTGTGTCCTGAGTATCGCATACCTAACGACCCAGGGTATGCGACTGCTCTGGCGCTCCTGCTTCAAAGCCCAGGTGGGACTTGGCAGTAGGACTTGCCTATAATGCAGGGTTCTGCCATTGTTGAGTGGATCCTGGCGATTGTGCTGCATCTGGGCCAGCCGGTCTGTCAGTACCAACCACTAAGTATGGCCTTGGTCTGCGTGTACAGGCTGGCCCTGCGGCCTGTGGCCTGGCTCAGGGGGCAGCCGCAGTGGAGATGCAGGGTCATGTGGCTGCTCGTCATGAGCTTCACCTCCGCCATACTGTGGACCACCTGTCTCTTTTACTGTCGTGAATGAGATGACCAGCTGGAAGGACCAGTTGCAGGCGAAGGTGCTGGTAGCGCAGGCCTGATTGCCGTTACTGTTCCACGCCATCTAAGACCCACGTCTGCCTGCGCGCAGCCCTGCAGCCCTCTGATCCCAGTGATGTTGTTCCTGCGCAGGCCCTGCCCCACCTAAGGAAGGCCAACTTGGAAGCAGGCATTTCCTGTCCCCCCAGTGGATTGTGGAGAGCCAGCGCTCTGCGCTCAATGACAGCAGCTCAGGTACGGTACTTTCTTTTTACTACATTGacctactgtgtgtgtgtgtgtgtgtgtgtgtgtttgagagaGAGCAGAGTGAGTGCAGCTCCTCATTCAgcacctcacacacagacaaactgaGGCGACCCAAACACTGACCTGAACATACAGGTTTGGTCTATAGACCCACTGCTGCTGCCCATTGGGAGAAGAATTGGAATAAATTTGCAATAGTGTAATCATTACATGATTAAAACATATAATGtatatcaggggtctccaacttcggtcctggagagctactatccagtaggttttctatcctacccggcttctgatgagccacactagttctcaggtaaataccaggaacaggtgtggctcatcagatgccaggtaggatagaaaacctactggatagtagctctccaggaccggagttggagaccccttaTGTATATGATCATCTGTGTGATTGTTGTTTTTTGGCTATACAAGAATTTAATTGTATTCGTCACTACCGTTCAAAAGTTTCCTTTTTTCCAAGAAAACATACATGAAATGAAATTGAATAGAAaatatagctaaataaataGGAAATAGTCATTGGAACTTGGCCTTCAATTTGGAGATGATACCAGGGCTCACTCCAAATAATGCTGCACCTTGGTTTTGCGAAACACCAGCTTGAAGTTGCCCAATGGCACGGGCGCATATATATTactttcatttactttttatctatctatctatctatctatctatctatctatctatctatctatctatctatctatctatctatctatctatctgagGTAATTATACATGTACACTTCTAACTGTCCGTTATGACTGAGCTGAGTACTCATTACATAACTGAGGTAATTATACAATAAGGTATAGGTAATTCTGCCTTTTTTCTATAAAGCCACCATCTAGTTATTCGTTATATGACTGAGGCAATTATacctgtacactgtaaaaaagaaaaagttaagACAACCTAAAATTTTGAGTTTTGAGGGCAACTCAAACTTTAATGTTGTGAAGAAAACCACCTATTgttttacttatttacttattattttttattgaggTAATCTATATTTCATATCTATAAAAACCTCTAATTTTTAGTTTTACATATTAAAAATTACAAACAACAAAAGTTGTGCCAACTTATTCTCGTAAAAACTATAAAATTTGAGTTAAACATGCTAAGAATTCAAAGCTGCAAAATATGTGCCAACTAATTATTATAAATGAAGATAACAAAACAGTTCAATTagcatgtttattttaaatatgatagtaataaataataggTGTGGGGAATGACAGCAAATTTGACTGTGAAGGGCAGTTACCTGCTACAATGCCTAAGAAGCTGGTGGTTAGGGGTCTTGCACACACGTGCTGATGTTGGGCTTGAACTGGTGTCCTTCAAACCATGAGCAGAGAGGCTTAGCTCACAGAGCCACATGCTCAAATGTATGAAACTTACGCTGAATAAGGTGCTAACAGAAAAAcactgtttacagttttatagGCAGCATCCTACTCTCAAGGGGGCAGAAGGTACCTCACTGGGCTAAACCTTTATGCCTCTGACCCAAAAATTGCCCATTCAAGCCCAGCCCATCTTTGGGCACCATTTTTGTAGCCCTGGGCACCGCAATGGGCAAAGCCTTAGTATGCTAAACTCAAATTTTTACGTTTTTACACATATGAAAGATAAATCTTAAGAAAAGACAATAGGTTGGAACAACTTTTGTTGTTAGCAATTCTTAGTATGTACAACTAAACATTTGAAGTTTTTATAGATATGAAAGGTAAATtatctgaacaaaaaaaaatgacttggCATAACAATAGGTGGTTTTCTTAAAAATGTAGAAGTTTTAGTTGCCCTCAGAACTAGTGCAGTAAGTTGTCTTGAAATTTTAAGTtgtcttaactttttaattttttacagtgtatgtaTATTGATAAGCCACCAAACCCCACTGACcatttttcaattatttttgTGGACTTTCAATGATCCGGGCTTCATGAGAACATCGTGAATCTAGCTGCACTATAATAGTAGTTTATAAAAAGCCTTTTATAAACACCGGTTAAACGCCTCCCAGGACAGGTGATCTTTTACTGTTTCATGTCTTGAATATATGGACAAAGATATTGGTAATGTTTATTTAAGTACTTTAATGCAGCGTTTAAAAGTTAACAGTCTGtcaatgtgtttgtgtgtttttttcggCCAGTAAAATCAAGATATTGTAATGACTTAATTAGGTCCTCAAAAAGACATCGCTGGACGGTGGGGGTGGTGTGGCCAGATCAGCCGAGTTGCTCGGAGGTGTTGTGTTTCAATCTCCCTCCCTGTCGGAAATATAGATGCATGGACATTGTTTTCTCAACCTACAGTATATGACTTTATACGCGTTAAATACTGTAATCCCTCTCAAACCTAAAAAGACCGCTTCCTACGGGGAGTGAGACCTTGTGGCGGTGAAAAATGCGCGACAGTGTGTGTTTAGAGAAAACACTTATTTAGCTTAATGAACACCGAGCCCAGATACACGCAGCAGAAACAAAAACATGTCAGACACCGTTTAATTTTGTGATGCACGATACCGTGTAGTATCGTGCTTTACGTTTACTTTGGCAATCAGGAATGCTAGATATGATTTTAAGACAACAGTACAAGTGTGTAAGGACGGCGAAAAGACACGTTTTGAATGGTGTATTGCTGCTTTTTCACAAGTCACACTGGGGTCACAAAATCTGAcatcatgtaaaaaaaaagtcaccccTTTACCAGAGCTGACCTGTACATCCTAGTAATTAATTATTTCCAGGCTTTGTACCATTCGCCactttttgcttgtttttgtttgaagtttttttttttgtttatattcaaaattatgtaatttttttcgaaGTGCCAGTTTTGACGTATCTTAGATTCTAAAAGACGTAATAATCGTCACGCGACAAGCGTTCTTTTATACGTAGTTCACGGCAATACGGCATTTAGACGAAAATGAACTCAGGAGGTTGGCGTGTTTTGAGAGCTGGTGAAGACGACAGACATCGACTAGGTATGTAATCCCCCTATCCGAAATGTGTACTTCAAAGGCTGCAAATTAGCTATAAAGTCATCCACTCGTAATTTTTCCTTTTGACTCAGATATATCTTTCTGCTTcttcggtttttttttttcctaaatggTGGAAGCCTGCTTATCTCACagtacactttttttttttttacagtagttAAACACTGATGCTATGTTGCTCAGACCAAAAATGatttctttgtctctctctctgtcagcaATGGCAATGCCTTCCATGTTCCCCAtcctcctcatcctctccctggTGGGCTGCAGCTCTGCAGAGGATGAGGCTCCTCCTCGAGGCTGTGGCTCCCTCCTGAAGTGGCCGCTGTGTAACCTGGACGCAGTGTGGGGCGTGGCGGTGACAGTGGCGGCAGGCGTGGCGGTCCTGGCCTCACTTGTCCTGGCCCTGGTGCTGCTGTGCCGCCTGCGGCGCATCACAGAGCCTGAGGCACGCAGTGGGGTGGCACCGCTGCTCCTGCTCCTCGCCACCATCTGCATGCTCTGTGCCGTCAGCTTCGTGTATGTCATCGAGCGGGACGACAGTGTCTGCATTGCCCGGCACTCCCTCTGGGGGGCACTGTTTGTCCTGACGATGGCATACCAAGCGACCCAGGGTGTGCGACTGCTCAGGCGCTCCAGCTTCCGGGCCCTGGCAGCACTGGCGATAGGCTTGGCCGTAATACTGGGAATTGCCATTTTTGAATGGATCCTGGTAATTGCGCTCCACCCAGGCCAGCCAGTCTGTGACTACAAGCCGCTGCACATTGCCTTGATCTGCCTATATGCGCTGGCCTTGATCGTAGCAGTGCCGATGACCTTGGCCTGTGGCTTGGCTAATGGGCAGCCACAGCCCACATTCAGGATCATGTCTCTGCTCATCATGAGCTTCACCTCAGGCATTATGTGGGGCATCTGTCTGGCCCGGTACTATCGCGCCATGAAATTGCAGGGTGGCCTGTCCTCCAGCAACGAGGACCAGTTGCAGGCGGAGATGCTGGTGGCACAGGCCtggttgctgctgctgttgcatgCAATTCCTGAGGCCTACATCTGCCTGCAGCCAGCCCAGCAGCCCACAGATCCCAACGATGTGGTCCCTGCACTGGCCCCGCAACACCGAAGGGAGGGCGACTTGGAAGCGGGCATTTCCCTGTCCACCCGGCCAACTGTGGAGAGCCAGGGCTCTGAGTTTGACAGCAGCAGCTCAGGTACAGTATATTCTTTTTACCacctactgtgtgtgtgtgtgtttgagagaGAGTGTAACACTCACCATTTCCTCCCACTCCTACGGGAAGCTGGATCAGCAAGTTGGTGGAATGGAAGCGCAGAATCAAGGCCCAGCACTTCCTACCACGTTGAGACGTATGAGCTGAATGAGATGAACAGCAACGCAGTGAGTGCAGCTCCTCCTTCAGCAcccaacacacagacacacagag is a window from the Paramormyrops kingsleyae isolate MSU_618 chromosome 21, PKINGS_0.4, whole genome shotgun sequence genome containing:
- the LOC140581515 gene encoding G-protein coupled receptor family C group 5 member B-like, with the protein product MNSGGWRVLRAGEDDRHRLAMAMPSMFPILLILSLVGCSSAEDEAPPRGCGSLLKWPLCNLDAVWGVAVTVAAGVAVLASLVLALVLLCRLRRITEPEARSGVAPLLLLLATICMLCAVSFVYVIERDDSVCIARHSLWGALFVLTMAYQATQGVRLLRRSSFRALAALAIGLAVILGIAIFEWILVIALHPGQPVCDYKPLHIALICLYALALIVAVPMTLACGLANGQPQPTFRIMSLLIMSFTSGIMWGICLARYYRAMKLQGGLSSSNEDQLQAEMLVAQAWLLLLLHAIPEAYICLQPAQQPTDPNDVVPALAPQHRREGDLEAGISLSTRPTVESQGSEFDSSSSAGSASWWNGSAESRPSTSYHVETYELNEMNSNAEPMPSTSSGISKIWFTEASIF
- the LOC111836602 gene encoding uncharacterized protein isoform X1; this translates as MSHLGVSVGKTQHAERQRVKSLVFTATMELGHKTAVGLMTVLACVEAAVGWCTVSQPQEFRATDGDSLTLNCTFQVPDDSRVRVTWSHSNGSQAGRVPVSTKLFFVREENETREKDPKELLYQEVGHNWSRLTLRNASFDNRGMYFCEVTVEIPHLYQCSGNGTKVIIETLSTATEGEIRPGWKIWVGVGVGMGTFLLTGMMLGLSIYCWKKSPEDVTYANIPRARHPFSQAQSHSHVPDHRPSRASCLSRYQDNPCHAPSPKSLEVLTELGGRKPVQTSSLKTQANICLC
- the LOC111836602 gene encoding uncharacterized protein isoform X3, giving the protein MELGHKTAVGLMTVLACVEAAVGWCTVSQPQEFRATDGDSLTLNCTFQVPDDSRVRVTWSHSNGSQAGRVPVSTKLFFVREENETREKDPKELLYQEVGHNWSRLTLRNASFDNRGMYFCEVTVEIPHLYQCSGNGTKVIIETLSTATEGEIRPGWKIWVGVGVGMGTFLLTGMMLGLSIYCWKKSPEDVTYANIPRARHPFSQAQSHSHVPDHRPSRASCLSRYQDNPCHAPSPKSLEVLTELGGRKPVQTSSLKTQANICLC
- the LOC111836602 gene encoding uncharacterized protein isoform X2 produces the protein MSHLGVSVGKTQHAERQRVKSLVFTATMELGHKTAVGLMTVLACVEAAVGWCTVSQPQEFRATDGDSLTLNCTFQVPDDSRVRVTWSHSNGSQAGRVPVSTKLFFVREENETREKDPKELLYQEVGHNWSRLTLRNASFDNRGMYFCEVTVEIPHLYQCSGNGTKVIIGEIRPGWKIWVGVGVGMGTFLLTGMMLGLSIYCWKKSPEDVTYANIPRARHPFSQAQSHSHVPDHRPSRASCLSRYQDNPCHAPSPKSLEVLTELGGRKPVQTSSLKTQANICLC